The Phoenix dactylifera cultivar Barhee BC4 chromosome 9, palm_55x_up_171113_PBpolish2nd_filt_p, whole genome shotgun sequence genome window below encodes:
- the LOC103701487 gene encoding uncharacterized protein LOC103701487 yields MEAMHCLRMPHGPAGGPDCPLSSSSRRNPLRRRHLAFPKGGARVAAARRWTVRAQAPPPSQPEGEDANPKGRQGGRHRTRGAAVGAAVVLACALGAACLNRRGGAYCCTQGSAEAPPTQTAAGGYTSLTVPQRSVSVLSGIFKQRAAAPMERSMLLQHAIDEIKNEARVLGLQPERVRFVVLMAEHLYDELLREDYSRLAALRAEYATTDALFAEWFSLSDPVRKYDLGLLLIEIFIKKRDYEKALAICNRISEPKLASESDPRPYHYLAIIKMMLAVESMLEPTTKPEERTKKLGELELTTKEAMAEWEKWNKKYQDFGQEPHVST; encoded by the exons ATGGAAGCCATGCACTGCCTCCGCATGCCGCACGGCCCAGCAGGGGGGCCAGACTGCCCACTCTCCTCCTCTTCGCGGAGGAatcccctccgccgccgccacctCGCCTTCCCCAAGGGAGGCGCCCGGGTGGCGGCGGCTCGCCGGTGGACGGTGCGTGCCCAAGCGCCGCCACCGTCGCAGCCGGAGGGGGAGGATGCCAATCCCAAAGGGCGCCAGGGGGGACGGCATAGGACGCGCGGGGCGGCGGTGGGCGCGGCCGTGGTCCTGGCCTGCGCCCTGGGCGCCGCCTGTTTGAACCGCAGGGGAGGTGCCTATTGCTGCACCCAAGGTTCAGCTGAGGCCCCGCCAACCCAAACAGCCGCTGGGGGTTACACGAGCTTGACTGTGCCGCAAAGGAGCGTGAGCGTGCTGTCGGGCATATTTAAGCAAAGAGCTGCGGCACCCATGGAGCGATCCATGCTGCTTCAGCATGCCATTGACGAAATCAAGAACGAGGCACGCGTTCTTGGTCTGCAACCTGAGAGAGTACGCTTTGTAGTTCTCATGGCGGAGCACCTTTACGATGAGCTGCTCAGGGAG GACTACAGTCGTTTGGCAGCGCTTCGCGCAGAATATGCAACAACGGATGCATTATTTGCGGAATGGTTTAGCCTATCAGATCCCGTAAGGAAATATGACCTAGGATTGTTATTAATCGAGATATTCATCAAAAAG AGAGACTATGAAAAGGCTCTGGCCATCTGCAATCGTATAAGTGAACCTAAGTTGGCGTCAGAATCGGATCCAAGGCCCTACCATTACCTG GCTATTATTAAGATGATGCTGGCTGTGGAGAGCATGTTGGAACCAACGACAAAACCTGAGGAACGTACGAAAAAACTTGGCGAGTTGGAACTTACGACAAAAGAGGCCATGGCCGAGTGGGAAAAATGGAACAAAAAGTATCAAGATTTTGGACAAGAACCGCACGTAAGTACCTGA